Proteins from a genomic interval of Ramlibacter algicola:
- a CDS encoding cytochrome b, with protein MHPVAPAPTEPPLRYGALAQAFHWAIAVLVLAAWLLSPEGPRTPPSQRQWHETIGMAVLLLSVAHLVWRIGDPRPEPPAMPRWLAWFAAMLHGLLYVALFAVPLTAIAGTWLEGHPLTLLAGVRIAPWIEPDRALGHSISELHGWLGTAMLWLAGLHAVAALVHHFVLRDGVLLSMLPGRRRDPRADA; from the coding sequence ATGCACCCCGTCGCCCCCGCGCCGACCGAGCCGCCGCTGCGCTACGGCGCGTTGGCGCAAGCCTTCCACTGGGCGATCGCGGTGCTGGTGCTCGCCGCCTGGCTGCTCAGCCCCGAAGGGCCTCGCACGCCGCCGTCGCAGCGCCAATGGCACGAGACGATCGGGATGGCGGTGCTGCTGCTGTCGGTCGCGCACCTCGTGTGGCGCATCGGCGACCCACGGCCCGAGCCGCCGGCGATGCCGCGCTGGCTCGCGTGGTTCGCCGCCATGCTGCATGGCCTGTTGTATGTCGCGCTGTTCGCGGTGCCGCTGACGGCGATCGCCGGCACCTGGCTCGAAGGACATCCGTTGACGCTGCTCGCCGGCGTGCGCATCGCGCCCTGGATCGAGCCGGACCGCGCGTTGGGGCACTCGATCTCGGAACTGCACGGCTGGCTCGGCACGGCCATGCTGTGGCTCGCCGGGTTGCATGCTGTCGCCGCGCTGGTCCACCACTTCGTCCTGCGTGACGGCGTTCTGCTGTCGATGCTGCCGGGCCGCCGGCGCGACCCGCGCGCGGACGCCTGA
- a CDS encoding lysozyme inhibitor LprI family protein yields MDPYLANLNFDPPKHSSELALGLLPALVLNALFFGVVLLGAQPELQQPGSSPTMSGDTSSLTREMGGPPAPAEATPPAAQQSTTAPAQPIRQAPAARAPVTSTQVAKVEAKPAAARPAPAAPRVSPSFDCGRARLKTEKLICGDAELSQLDRDLGRLYAQAKAAAPDRSAFQRESDRAWARREAECSDKGCLERWYAERRAQLQADLAGRRQATGNPSR; encoded by the coding sequence ATGGACCCGTACCTCGCCAACCTCAACTTCGATCCGCCGAAACACTCGTCGGAGCTGGCCCTCGGCCTGCTGCCGGCGCTGGTGCTGAACGCGCTGTTCTTCGGCGTGGTGCTGCTGGGCGCGCAGCCCGAGCTGCAGCAGCCGGGCAGCAGCCCCACGATGTCCGGCGACACGTCCTCGCTCACGCGCGAGATGGGCGGCCCGCCGGCGCCGGCAGAGGCCACGCCCCCCGCGGCGCAGCAGTCCACGACGGCGCCGGCCCAACCGATCCGCCAGGCACCGGCAGCGCGCGCACCGGTCACGTCGACCCAGGTGGCGAAAGTGGAAGCGAAACCGGCCGCCGCCCGTCCGGCACCCGCGGCGCCGCGCGTCTCGCCGAGCTTCGACTGCGGTCGCGCGCGGCTGAAGACCGAGAAGCTCATCTGCGGCGACGCCGAACTGTCGCAGCTGGATCGCGACCTCGGCCGCCTCTACGCGCAGGCGAAGGCGGCGGCGCCGGACCGTTCCGCGTTCCAGCGCGAGAGCGATCGCGCCTGGGCGCGCCGCGAAGCGGAGTGCAGCGACAAGGGCTGTCTCGAGCGCTGGTACGCGGAACGCCGCGCGCAACTGCAGGCCGACCTCGCCGGGCGGCGGCAGGCGACGGGCAATCCTTCGCGCTGA
- a CDS encoding 7TM diverse intracellular signaling domain-containing protein, which yields MPAGVLQWLVRVVAALLCLVAPAAQADGLPLDQAAWIEQGTSADLARAVARGHFQPMAPRQVLPVAPGRTAWLRVRIPAPAHQALDLDITVPLLDDVVLYQRDASGAWQAQAAGDHLAVSGWDRPGRYASFSIAPATGAARTVYLRVRHADPIGFDLRVLPATDAMQQRQVEYLGIGIVLGSLLLLTGACVLHAWTLRETVRVLYALYAATMTLAIATVTGVTGHLLWNASPGWTDTAQGALPVLLAGIHVLFLEHLCATPTRDPLWSKAAKVLGWAIVAASVVYRLFPPEVERIVVSAALISGAVAGLVLAARARWRHGDPVGSWVLVAYVPLVLVVLTAVLRMHGFIAATWLTLDASAASAALAVPLLLLALGARTRSWQRIETRVLPMTQQDALTGLLSEAAFTAQLDRVVAGALMRREHAAVALIDVVNLPAIRKAYGDSMAEHCLLRAVIKLHRVVRESDPAGRVATGRFAVVLEGMRSREELQERMVRLVASGLIQSAGSSFRVPLQFHVACLVLGDGVYASSVAMRKLAETLESMSPRTRRPVRFVDAGPALPSIPPEGDGESAPPSVTVPFTS from the coding sequence ATGCCCGCGGGTGTGTTGCAGTGGCTGGTGCGCGTCGTCGCGGCGTTGCTGTGCCTGGTCGCACCCGCCGCGCAAGCCGACGGCCTGCCGCTGGACCAGGCTGCGTGGATCGAGCAGGGCACGTCCGCTGATCTCGCCCGCGCGGTCGCGCGCGGGCACTTCCAGCCGATGGCGCCGCGGCAGGTCCTCCCGGTGGCCCCGGGTCGCACCGCCTGGCTGCGAGTGCGCATCCCGGCCCCGGCCCACCAGGCGCTGGACCTGGACATCACCGTGCCGCTGCTCGACGACGTCGTGCTGTACCAGCGCGACGCGTCCGGCGCGTGGCAGGCGCAGGCGGCGGGCGACCACCTTGCCGTGAGCGGGTGGGACCGCCCCGGCCGCTACGCGAGTTTTTCCATTGCGCCGGCCACCGGCGCGGCCCGCACCGTGTACCTGCGCGTGCGGCACGCCGACCCGATCGGCTTCGACCTGCGCGTGCTGCCGGCTACCGACGCCATGCAGCAGCGGCAGGTCGAGTACCTGGGCATCGGCATCGTGCTCGGCTCGCTGCTGCTGCTCACCGGCGCGTGCGTCCTGCATGCATGGACGCTGCGCGAGACCGTCCGCGTGCTCTATGCGCTGTATGCGGCGACGATGACGCTGGCCATCGCCACCGTCACCGGCGTCACGGGCCACCTGCTGTGGAACGCGTCGCCCGGATGGACCGACACGGCGCAGGGCGCCTTGCCCGTGCTGCTGGCCGGCATCCACGTCCTGTTCCTCGAGCACCTGTGCGCCACGCCCACGCGCGATCCGCTCTGGTCGAAGGCGGCGAAGGTCCTGGGGTGGGCGATCGTCGCCGCGTCCGTCGTCTACCGGCTCTTCCCGCCGGAGGTCGAGCGAATCGTGGTGTCCGCGGCGCTGATCTCCGGCGCCGTGGCCGGCCTGGTGCTCGCCGCCCGCGCGCGCTGGCGCCACGGCGACCCGGTGGGCAGCTGGGTGCTGGTCGCGTACGTGCCGCTGGTGCTCGTCGTGCTGACGGCCGTCCTGCGCATGCACGGGTTCATCGCGGCCACCTGGCTGACGCTGGACGCGAGCGCGGCGAGCGCCGCGCTCGCCGTGCCGCTGCTGCTGCTGGCGCTGGGTGCGCGCACGCGGTCCTGGCAGCGCATCGAAACGCGCGTGCTGCCGATGACGCAGCAGGACGCGCTGACCGGCCTGCTGTCCGAAGCCGCCTTCACCGCGCAGCTCGATCGCGTCGTGGCTGGCGCGCTGATGCGCCGCGAGCACGCGGCCGTCGCGCTGATCGATGTGGTCAACCTGCCCGCGATCCGAAAGGCCTATGGCGACTCGATGGCCGAGCACTGCCTGCTGCGCGCCGTCATCAAGCTGCACCGCGTGGTGCGCGAATCCGATCCCGCCGGCCGCGTCGCCACCGGCCGCTTCGCGGTGGTGCTCGAAGGCATGCGCTCGCGCGAGGAACTGCAGGAGCGCATGGTGCGGCTGGTCGCTTCCGGCCTGATCCAGTCGGCCGGCAGCAGCTTCCGCGTGCCGCTGCAATTCCACGTCGCCTGCCTGGTGCTCGGCGACGGTGTGTACGCGTCGTCGGTCGCGATGCGCAAGCTGGCCGAGACGCTGGAGTCGATGTCGCCGCGCACGCGTCGCCCCGTGCGGTTCGTCGACGCCGGGCCCGCGCTGCCCAGCATCCCGCCGGAAGGCGACGGCGAAAGCGCACCGCCCAGCGTGACGGTGCCGTTCACGTCCTGA
- a CDS encoding phosphate/phosphite/phosphonate ABC transporter substrate-binding protein: MQSTKVTRRDLIAAAGLAGLAQALPVRAEGGLVFAVNEGVTYATSTKPLAERFHDVQEDLQKLLKRPVRVVGVPDYKQLVAGLGAQQFDIAWVHPAHHAIRALKGGGYHLVGLTKGYTEYRASFLVAGTNTLKSVTDLRAARVGAPDEDSVTSVIARATLREALGGQLPQITYVRYQDAVPFMVEHGMADSGVTASGAVVKSWQDKGGKVLARSKPVPIKQLLASSKAVNGTQLAQLRSYFAGLATTESGKKRLEPLGVQGFEEFDEQVLAGIGGWLGV; encoded by the coding sequence ATGCAATCGACCAAGGTCACGCGCCGTGACCTGATCGCCGCCGCCGGCCTGGCCGGCTTGGCGCAGGCCCTGCCCGTCCGCGCCGAAGGCGGGCTGGTGTTCGCCGTCAACGAGGGCGTCACCTACGCCACGAGCACCAAGCCGCTGGCCGAGCGCTTCCACGACGTGCAGGAAGACCTGCAGAAGCTGCTCAAGCGCCCGGTGCGCGTGGTCGGCGTGCCCGACTACAAGCAGCTGGTCGCCGGCCTGGGGGCGCAGCAGTTCGACATCGCCTGGGTGCACCCCGCGCACCACGCGATCCGGGCGCTCAAGGGCGGCGGCTACCACCTGGTCGGCCTGACCAAGGGCTACACCGAATACCGCGCCAGCTTCCTGGTCGCGGGCACCAACACGCTGAAGTCCGTGACCGACCTGCGCGCCGCGCGCGTGGGCGCGCCGGACGAGGACTCGGTCACCTCCGTCATCGCGCGCGCCACGCTGCGCGAGGCGCTGGGGGGCCAGCTGCCGCAGATCACCTACGTGCGCTACCAGGACGCGGTGCCCTTCATGGTCGAACACGGCATGGCCGACAGTGGCGTGACCGCATCGGGCGCCGTCGTGAAATCGTGGCAGGACAAGGGCGGCAAGGTGCTCGCCCGCAGCAAGCCGGTGCCGATCAAGCAGCTGCTCGCCAGCAGCAAGGCCGTCAACGGCACGCAACTGGCGCAGCTGCGCAGCTACTTCGCGGGCCTGGCGACCACCGAGTCCGGCAAGAAGCGCCTGGAGCCGCTGGGCGTGCAGGGCTTCGAGGAGTTCGACGAGCAGGTGCTCGCCGGCATCGGCGGCTGGCTCGGCGTCTGA
- a CDS encoding metalloprotease family protein — protein MSADRTLSANQATLWSIPVSAALAALVLVPYYVLWGTNPWMAMKGVHWLLVLAVFVASVIAHEAIHAIAWYLASAKPRPRFKFGVNWGALMPYAHAIDPMHAKAYRIGAAAPGVVLGALPAASGLATGSAGLTVWGTAMLLVAGGDFLVIATLRGVPPMTPVKDHPVRVGCEIVETAAGGS, from the coding sequence GTGAGCGCCGACCGCACCCTCTCCGCGAACCAGGCGACGCTCTGGAGCATCCCGGTCAGCGCGGCGCTCGCGGCCCTGGTGCTCGTCCCCTACTACGTGCTCTGGGGCACGAACCCGTGGATGGCGATGAAGGGTGTCCACTGGCTGCTGGTGTTGGCCGTGTTCGTCGCATCGGTGATCGCGCACGAGGCGATCCATGCGATCGCGTGGTACCTGGCCAGCGCCAAGCCGCGCCCACGCTTCAAGTTCGGCGTGAACTGGGGCGCGCTGATGCCGTACGCCCATGCCATCGATCCGATGCACGCCAAGGCGTACCGCATCGGCGCCGCGGCACCGGGCGTGGTGCTGGGTGCCCTGCCCGCGGCCAGCGGCCTCGCGACCGGCTCCGCGGGCCTGACCGTTTGGGGCACCGCAATGCTTCTCGTCGCTGGCGGCGACTTCCTCGTGATCGCCACCCTGCGCGGCGTTCCGCCCATGACGCCGGTCAAGGACCATCCGGTTCGCGTCGGCTGCGAGATCGTGGAGACAGCGGCGGGCGGGTCCTAG
- a CDS encoding long-chain fatty acid--CoA ligase has translation MQSTMMPIPLSLNHLLERAGQLFAGNEIVSRLPDKSLRRHTYGDFHRRARSLASALQKLGLQKGDRVATLCWNHHAHLECYFGIPAAGGVMHTLNLRLAPDEIGWIAGHANDRFLVVDDVLLPLYEKFAALHGFEEVIVVPFSGAKVPAGFTDYEALLADADPEGFEYAPHDENDPVAMCYTSGTTGRPKGVVYSHRSTVLHTLVASLSDFWGLRGTDCVLPVTPMFHANSWGMPYGAVMLGVKIVFPGPHLHPDDLLDLVTEVPPTLALGVPTIWMTLIQAYEASLADGSPNKGRWKLPAGMRSLVGGAPVPESLIRAFHKHGVWILQGWGMTETSPVCTISYPRAELEGADMDERYRRASLAGVPVPLVDLRVRGDDGEDQPWDGRAVGEIQVRGPFITGSYHAVPVEREKFTADGWLRTGDVASVDALGFVRITDRTKDLIKSGGEWISSVDLENAVMAHPAIAEAAVIAIPDEKWGERPLACVVRKKDQDVTAEQLNAHLLQRGFAKWQLPDRYEWLDAVPRTSTGKFWKLKLRERFAR, from the coding sequence ATGCAGTCCACCATGATGCCGATCCCGCTGTCGCTCAACCACCTGCTCGAGCGCGCGGGCCAGCTGTTCGCCGGCAACGAGATCGTCTCGCGGCTGCCGGACAAGTCGTTGCGGCGGCACACCTACGGCGACTTCCATCGCCGCGCGCGCTCGCTCGCCAGCGCGTTGCAGAAGCTGGGGCTGCAGAAGGGCGACCGCGTCGCCACGCTCTGCTGGAACCACCACGCGCACCTGGAGTGCTACTTCGGCATCCCGGCCGCCGGCGGCGTGATGCACACGCTGAACCTGCGGCTCGCCCCGGACGAGATCGGCTGGATCGCCGGGCACGCGAACGACCGCTTCCTCGTCGTCGACGACGTGCTGCTGCCGCTGTACGAGAAGTTCGCCGCGCTCCACGGGTTCGAGGAGGTGATCGTGGTCCCGTTCAGCGGAGCGAAGGTGCCGGCGGGGTTCACCGACTACGAAGCGCTGCTGGCCGATGCGGATCCCGAAGGCTTCGAGTACGCGCCGCACGACGAGAACGATCCGGTGGCCATGTGCTACACGTCGGGCACGACGGGGCGGCCCAAGGGCGTCGTGTACTCGCACCGATCCACGGTGCTGCACACGCTGGTCGCCAGCCTGTCGGACTTCTGGGGCCTGCGCGGCACCGACTGCGTGCTGCCGGTCACGCCGATGTTCCACGCCAACAGCTGGGGCATGCCGTACGGCGCCGTGATGCTGGGCGTGAAGATCGTGTTCCCCGGCCCGCACCTGCATCCCGACGACCTGCTCGACCTGGTCACCGAAGTGCCGCCCACGCTGGCGCTGGGCGTGCCGACGATCTGGATGACGCTGATCCAGGCGTACGAAGCGTCGCTCGCGGACGGCTCGCCGAACAAGGGGCGCTGGAAGCTGCCCGCGGGCATGCGCTCGCTGGTCGGCGGCGCGCCGGTGCCCGAGTCGTTGATCCGCGCGTTCCACAAGCACGGCGTCTGGATCCTGCAGGGCTGGGGCATGACCGAGACCTCTCCCGTCTGCACGATCTCGTACCCGCGCGCGGAGCTGGAGGGCGCCGACATGGACGAGCGCTACCGGCGCGCATCGCTCGCGGGCGTGCCCGTGCCGCTGGTGGACCTGCGCGTGCGCGGCGACGACGGCGAGGACCAGCCGTGGGACGGCAGGGCGGTCGGCGAGATCCAGGTGCGCGGTCCGTTCATCACCGGCTCGTACCACGCCGTGCCCGTGGAGCGCGAGAAGTTCACCGCCGACGGCTGGCTGCGCACCGGCGACGTCGCGAGCGTCGATGCGCTCGGCTTCGTCAGGATCACCGACCGCACCAAGGACCTGATCAAGTCGGGCGGCGAGTGGATCAGCTCCGTCGACCTCGAGAACGCGGTGATGGCGCACCCCGCCATCGCCGAAGCAGCCGTCATCGCGATCCCCGACGAGAAGTGGGGCGAGCGGCCGCTCGCCTGCGTGGTGAGGAAGAAGGACCAGGACGTCACGGCGGAGCAGTTGAACGCGCACCTGCTGCAGCGGGGCTTCGCCAAGTGGCAGCTGCCCGACCGCTACGAATGGCTGGACGCGGTGCCGCGCACGTCGACCGGCAAGTTCTGGAAGCTGAAGCTGCGGGAGCGGTTCGCCCGGTGA
- a CDS encoding GNAT family N-acetyltransferase, whose protein sequence is MAEIALRTVEKFAEPEFTALLNQLLHDPDRQEVMQRLFGPAQTPPPSGARQVRVGAFDGERLVGWSHAFLAPGGLLYVGNSAVHPEYRRQGVYTRLVAAIEEEARALQCLRVESHHRTANAAVLIAKLKAGYVVTGTEYSAEMGLLVKLCKHLDARRDAVFHARAGVVEGSARFFGREG, encoded by the coding sequence ATGGCTGAGATCGCGCTGCGCACCGTCGAGAAGTTCGCCGAGCCCGAGTTCACGGCGCTGCTGAACCAGCTGCTGCACGACCCGGACCGGCAGGAGGTCATGCAGCGCCTGTTCGGGCCCGCGCAGACGCCGCCGCCCTCCGGCGCGAGGCAGGTGCGCGTCGGCGCCTTCGACGGCGAGCGCCTGGTCGGCTGGAGCCACGCCTTCCTCGCGCCCGGCGGACTGCTGTACGTCGGCAATTCCGCCGTGCATCCGGAATACCGCCGGCAAGGCGTGTACACGCGACTGGTCGCCGCGATCGAGGAGGAAGCGCGCGCGCTGCAGTGCCTGCGCGTCGAGTCGCACCATCGCACCGCCAACGCCGCGGTGCTGATCGCCAAGCTGAAGGCCGGCTACGTCGTGACCGGCACCGAGTACAGCGCCGAAATGGGCCTGCTGGTGAAGTTGTGCAAGCACCTCGATGCGCGCCGTGATGCCGTGTTCCATGCGCGTGCCGGTGTGGTGGAGGGAAGTGCGCGGTTCTTCGGCCGCGAGGGCTGA
- the hutF gene encoding formimidoylglutamate deiminase, translating to MVRLFTPRAWIDGAWADDVLLVSDAGGRWSEVTANCPPDQRAGAEAIDGPVVPALVNAHSHAFQRAIAGLTERSPVGEQDDFWSWRDRMYRVALSVTPADLERIATQLYRELAVSGYGHVCEFHYVHNDVDGRPYADPLAMPMALVRAARAAGIGLTLLPTLYMRSGFGAPGLRDDQRRFASTPASVLHIAGQVNALRLPGIDAGLALHSLRAVDEGAMREAVQAANRAGWPIHIHVAEQQREVDDCLAHHGKRPIEWLLDRMPVDAHWNLVHATQATADELRGVRDALASIVLCPTTEANLGDGVFDLRTWLQLGGRWSIGSDSHVGRDWREELRLLEYSQRLVHRQRNVAARAAGRESTGEVLFDGAVGGAVAACGTPCALQAGAPARWQVLGAPSLDEAIFSA from the coding sequence ATGGTGCGTCTCTTCACGCCAAGAGCCTGGATCGACGGCGCCTGGGCCGACGACGTCCTGCTCGTCTCCGACGCTGGCGGCCGATGGTCCGAGGTCACCGCCAACTGCCCGCCCGACCAACGCGCAGGCGCCGAAGCGATCGACGGGCCCGTCGTCCCCGCTCTCGTCAACGCCCACAGCCACGCGTTCCAGCGTGCCATCGCGGGGCTGACGGAGCGCAGCCCGGTCGGGGAGCAGGACGATTTCTGGAGCTGGCGCGATCGCATGTACCGCGTCGCGCTGTCGGTCACGCCGGCGGACCTGGAACGCATCGCGACGCAGCTCTATCGCGAACTTGCCGTCAGCGGCTACGGCCACGTCTGCGAATTCCACTACGTGCACAACGACGTCGACGGCAGGCCGTACGCGGACCCGCTCGCGATGCCGATGGCGCTGGTGCGCGCGGCGCGGGCGGCCGGCATCGGGCTCACGCTGCTGCCGACGCTGTACATGCGATCGGGTTTCGGTGCCCCGGGGCTGCGCGACGACCAGCGCCGCTTCGCCAGCACGCCGGCGTCGGTGCTGCACATCGCCGGGCAGGTCAACGCGCTGCGCCTGCCTGGCATCGACGCGGGCCTGGCCTTGCATTCGCTGCGCGCGGTCGACGAAGGCGCGATGCGCGAAGCGGTGCAGGCGGCGAATCGCGCGGGCTGGCCGATCCACATCCACGTCGCCGAGCAGCAGCGTGAAGTCGACGACTGCCTCGCCCACCATGGCAAGCGGCCGATCGAATGGCTGCTGGACCGCATGCCGGTCGACGCGCACTGGAACCTCGTCCACGCGACGCAGGCAACTGCGGACGAACTGCGCGGCGTGCGCGACGCGCTGGCCTCCATCGTGCTGTGCCCGACGACGGAGGCGAACCTCGGCGACGGCGTGTTCGACCTGCGCACCTGGCTGCAGCTGGGTGGCCGCTGGTCGATCGGCAGCGACAGCCACGTGGGCCGCGACTGGCGCGAGGAACTGCGGCTGCTCGAGTACTCGCAGCGCCTGGTGCACCGGCAGCGCAACGTCGCCGCGCGCGCCGCGGGGCGCGAGAGCACGGGCGAAGTGCTGTTCGACGGCGCGGTGGGCGGCGCCGTCGCGGCTTGCGGGACGCCTTGCGCATTGCAGGCGGGCGCGCCCGCGCGCTGGCAGGTGCTGGGCGCGCCGTCGCTCGACGAAGCGATCTTCTCCGCCTAG
- the hutG gene encoding N-formylglutamate deformylase, producing the protein MTFRLRQGTVPLLVSIPHMGTEIPQDLRAHYVPRALEVEDTDWHLDRLYAFAHELGASVLQPVHSRYVIDLNRPPDDQPMYPGASNTELCPTRFFSGDPLHVDGAAPSPGQRLQRRAQYWQPYHDALRGELDRLKAQHGFVVLWDAHSIRSEIPWLFEGVLPDLNIGTANGASADASITDAVARAAQAGGVSHVVNGRFKGGYITRHYGRPAEHVHAVQLEMVQKTYMREEAPYDWDDAKAARIQPVVRGMVEAALEAALSLHGK; encoded by the coding sequence ATGACGTTCCGCTTGCGCCAGGGCACGGTGCCCCTGCTGGTCAGCATTCCGCACATGGGGACCGAAATCCCGCAGGACCTGCGTGCGCACTACGTGCCGCGGGCGCTGGAGGTGGAGGACACCGACTGGCACCTGGACCGGCTCTATGCGTTCGCGCACGAGCTCGGCGCCAGCGTGCTGCAGCCGGTGCACTCGCGCTACGTGATCGACCTGAACCGGCCGCCGGACGACCAGCCGATGTACCCGGGCGCGTCGAACACCGAGCTGTGCCCGACGCGCTTCTTCAGCGGCGATCCGCTGCACGTGGACGGTGCGGCGCCGTCGCCCGGCCAGCGGCTGCAACGCCGCGCGCAGTACTGGCAGCCGTACCACGACGCCTTGCGCGGCGAGCTCGATCGCCTGAAGGCGCAGCACGGCTTCGTCGTGCTGTGGGACGCCCACAGCATCCGCAGCGAGATCCCCTGGCTGTTCGAGGGCGTGCTGCCCGACCTGAACATCGGCACGGCGAACGGCGCCAGCGCCGATGCGTCGATCACCGACGCCGTCGCGCGCGCCGCGCAGGCGGGGGGCGTCAGCCACGTGGTCAACGGCCGCTTCAAGGGCGGCTACATCACGCGCCACTACGGCCGCCCGGCCGAGCACGTGCACGCGGTGCAGCTGGAGATGGTGCAGAAGACGTACATGCGCGAGGAAGCGCCCTACGACTGGGACGACGCGAAGGCGGCGCGTATCCAGCCCGTGGTCCGGGGGATGGTGGAGGCGGCGCTTGAGGCGGCGCTGTCGCTGCATGGGAAGTGA
- the hutI gene encoding imidazolonepropionase has protein sequence MTAQVWCNARVATMLPGAPAPYGLIDQACIAVEGGTIAWVGPHAELPEAWRRGAIEHDVGGALITPGLIDCHTHLVWGGDRAREFELRLQGASYEDIARAGGGIVSTVKATREASEDELLAQARRRLRALMQDGVTTVEIKSGYGLSEEAEAKCLRVARRLGQAEGVSVRTTFLGAHALPPEYAGHSDAYIDEVVRMLPALHGAGLVDAVDAFCERIGFSVEQTRRVFDAAKALGLPVKLHAEQLSDSAGTQLAASYRALSCDHLEWLSEDGARAMARSGTVAVLLPGAFYFLRDTRVPPIELLRRHGVPMAVSTDCNPGTSPCTSLLLMLNMACTLFRLTPEEALAGATRHAAQALGLDDRGVLSTGRCADFVVWDVKHPAELSYAFGASPRLATVVEGQVR, from the coding sequence ATGACGGCGCAGGTGTGGTGCAACGCCCGCGTCGCGACCATGCTGCCGGGCGCGCCGGCGCCTTACGGCTTGATCGACCAGGCCTGCATCGCCGTCGAGGGCGGCACCATCGCATGGGTCGGGCCGCATGCCGAACTGCCCGAAGCGTGGCGGCGCGGCGCCATCGAGCACGACGTCGGCGGCGCGCTTATCACGCCGGGCCTCATCGACTGCCACACGCACCTGGTCTGGGGCGGTGACCGCGCGCGCGAATTCGAGCTGCGCCTGCAGGGCGCCAGCTACGAGGACATCGCGCGCGCCGGCGGCGGCATCGTGTCGACCGTGAAGGCCACGCGCGAGGCGAGCGAGGACGAACTGCTGGCGCAGGCACGCCGCCGTCTGCGCGCGCTGATGCAGGACGGCGTGACGACGGTGGAGATCAAGTCCGGTTACGGGCTGAGCGAGGAAGCCGAGGCCAAGTGCCTGCGTGTCGCGCGCCGTCTCGGCCAGGCGGAAGGCGTCAGCGTGCGGACGACGTTCCTGGGCGCGCATGCCTTGCCGCCCGAGTACGCGGGCCATTCGGATGCGTACATCGACGAGGTCGTGCGCATGCTGCCGGCGTTGCACGGCGCGGGCCTGGTCGACGCGGTCGACGCGTTCTGCGAGCGCATCGGCTTCTCGGTCGAGCAGACCCGGCGCGTGTTCGATGCGGCGAAGGCGCTCGGCCTGCCCGTCAAGCTGCACGCCGAGCAGTTGAGTGACAGCGCGGGCACGCAGCTGGCGGCGTCGTACCGCGCGCTCAGCTGCGACCACCTGGAGTGGCTGTCCGAAGACGGCGCGCGCGCGATGGCGCGATCGGGGACGGTCGCGGTGCTGCTGCCGGGCGCGTTCTATTTCCTGCGCGACACCAGGGTGCCGCCGATCGAGTTGCTGCGCCGGCACGGCGTGCCGATGGCCGTGTCCACCGACTGCAATCCGGGCACCTCGCCGTGCACGTCGCTGCTGTTGATGCTGAACATGGCGTGCACGCTGTTCCGCCTCACGCCCGAAGAAGCGCTGGCGGGTGCGACGCGCCATGCGGCGCAGGCGCTGGGGCTGGACGATCGCGGCGTGCTGTCGACCGGCCGCTGCGCCGACTTCGTGGTGTGGGACGTGAAGCATCCCGCCGAATTGAGTTATGCCTTCGGCGCCAGCCCGCGGCTGGCGACCGTCGTGGAAGGACAGGTCCGATGA
- a CDS encoding HutD family protein, translated as MTTFLHEWQLVGLDAAAAQPWRNGGGTTRELLVWPAGQVWKARVSVADVGKAGPFSAFPGVERWFAVLEGDGVALRVGAGEQRLGTDSPAFRFSGDMQVDCDLIGGPTRDLNLMTEPGKGRLVRVPGDFTFHATGEAIIAVYAHSKPARIVTLEQEVDIPPRHLAWQHRTWRAHGNVRGEDAFWMEVRP; from the coding sequence ATGACCACTTTCCTGCACGAATGGCAGCTGGTGGGCCTCGATGCCGCCGCGGCGCAGCCGTGGCGCAATGGCGGCGGCACGACGCGTGAATTGCTGGTCTGGCCCGCGGGCCAGGTGTGGAAGGCGCGCGTGTCGGTCGCCGACGTCGGAAAGGCGGGGCCGTTCTCCGCCTTCCCCGGTGTCGAGCGCTGGTTCGCCGTGCTCGAAGGCGACGGCGTCGCGCTGCGCGTGGGAGCCGGCGAGCAGCGCCTCGGCACGGACAGCCCCGCGTTCCGCTTCAGCGGCGACATGCAAGTCGATTGCGACCTGATTGGCGGGCCGACGCGCGACCTCAACCTGATGACCGAACCCGGCAAGGGCCGCCTCGTGCGCGTGCCCGGCGACTTCACCTTCCATGCCACCGGCGAAGCGATCATCGCCGTGTATGCGCACTCGAAGCCCGCACGCATCGTCACGCTGGAACAGGAAGTGGACATCCCGCCGCGCCATCTGGCGTGGCAGCACCGCACCTGGCGCGCGCACGGCAACGTCCGCGGGGAGGACGCGTTCTGGATGGAGGTGCGGCCATGA